A genomic region of Carassius carassius chromosome 27, fCarCar2.1, whole genome shotgun sequence contains the following coding sequences:
- the LOC132106432 gene encoding translocating chain-associated membrane protein 2-like, translating to MAFRRRNKSYPFFSQEFLIQNHADIVFSLVIFVLIGLMFETTAKTAILFIQPQYNISTIIADGEVTLYHYGWKDCATVLFYLCITIILHAVVQEYVLDKVNRRLHLSKSKNTKFNESGQLFVFYLVSSLWSLYVIATEGYILHPSSLWENYPHVHLRFQVKFFYLTQLAYWFHTLPELYFQKVRKEEIPRQLQYVSLYLLHILAAYLLNLTRVGLVLLFLQHLSEMGFHLSRLFYFTDESHHKLFEMWSVGFVLTRMITLTLMFLAVGFGLARSENQMLDLETGNFNTLSIRLLVLIVVCFTQSWLLWKFFRFQLSRTRELRLEQAARKRAAAKQHMQRTLKRDSVGHHENGLIKAENGTSPRLKKIKAP from the exons ATGGCTTTTCGCAGGAGAAACAAGAGTTATCCTTTCTTCAGCCAAGAGTTTCTCATTCAGAATCACGCGGACATTGTGTTTAGTTTGGTGATTTTCGttttgattggactgatgtttgag ACCACAGCGAAAACAGCCATTTTATTCATCCAGCCTCAGTATAACATCAGCACCATAATCGCAG atggaGAAGTGACTCTGTATCATTATGGATGGAAAGACTGTGCCACTGTCCTCTTCTATCTTTGTATCACCATCATTCTTCACGCGGTGGTGCAGGAATATGTGCTAGAT AAGGTAAACCGACGTCTGCACCTGTCAAAGAGTAAAAACACAAAGTTTAATGAATCCGGGCAGCTGTTTGTGTTTTACCTGGTGTCCAGTTTATGGAGTCTCTATGTCATCGCCACA GAGGGATACATTCTGCATCCAAGCAGCCTTTGGGAGAATTATCCTCATGTTCACCTGAG GTTTCAGGTGAAGTTCTTCTACCTCACACAGCTAGCGTACTGGTTTCACACACTACCTGAACTTTACTTCCAGAAAGTAAGAAAG GAGGAAATCCCGCGTCAGCTGCAGTATGTCAGTCTTTATCTGTTACACATTCTGGCTGCATATCTGTTAAA TTTGACGCGGGTCGGGCTGGTTTTGTTGTTTCTGCAGCATCTTTCTGAGATGGGTTTCCATCTGTCTCGACTGTTTTACTTCACTGATGAAAGCCACCACAAACT GTTTGAGATGTGGTCCGTTGGGTTCGTCCTGACCCGGATGATCACTCTGACTCTGATGTTCCTGGCTGTGGGCTTCGGTTTGGCTCGTTCTGAAAACCAGATGCTTGATTTGGAGACGGGAAACTTCAACACTCTTTCTATCAG GCTGCTGGTGTTGATCGTGGTGTGTTTCACTCAATCGTGGCTGCTCTGGAAGTTCTTCCGTTTCCAGCTGAGCCGAACACGAGAGCTGAGACTGGAGCAGGCGGCCCGGAAGAGAGCGGCCGCTAAACAACACATGCAGCGCACGCTCAAACGAGATTCAG TTGGTCACCATGAGAATGGACTGATTAAAGCAGAGAACGGCACATCTCCTCGTCTCAAGAAAATCAAAGCACCGTAA